In Modestobacter versicolor, a single genomic region encodes these proteins:
- a CDS encoding DUF2017 family protein, translated as MRPFRRRGDELVARLVDAEAGIVGLLLDQLEQLLSADPDDSGGDPVLERLLPPGNTADPEIAADYRDLTEAGLRSGKADDLAMVRATLPPEGGEVRLDDDQARAWLRTTNDLRLALGTRLGVTADTEPPDDPADEEGSQLAVYYWLTAVQGSLVDALAAGRAGRR; from the coding sequence ATGAGGCCCTTCCGACGCAGGGGTGACGAGCTGGTCGCGCGGCTGGTCGACGCCGAGGCCGGCATCGTCGGGCTGCTGCTAGACCAGCTGGAGCAGCTGCTGTCCGCCGACCCGGACGACTCCGGCGGCGACCCGGTGCTCGAGCGGCTGCTGCCACCGGGCAACACCGCCGACCCGGAGATCGCGGCGGACTACCGCGACCTGACCGAGGCGGGGCTGCGCAGCGGCAAGGCCGACGACCTGGCGATGGTGCGGGCGACGCTGCCGCCCGAGGGCGGTGAGGTGCGGCTGGACGACGACCAGGCCCGCGCCTGGCTGCGCACCACCAACGACCTGCGGCTGGCGCTGGGCACCCGGCTGGGGGTCACCGCCGACACCGAGCCGCCGGACGACCCCGCCGACGAGGAGGGGTCGCAGCTGGCCGTCTACTACTGGCTCACCGCCGTGCAGGGGTCGCTCGTCGACGCGCTGGCCGCGGGTCGCGCCGGCCGACGGT
- the clpS gene encoding ATP-dependent Clp protease adapter ClpS yields the protein MAGPQAPAWTPETTTGEESDLDRPWVTIVWDDPVNLMTYVTFVLQELFGYDEPTATELMLQVHHEGKAIVSSGPRERMEHDTNRLHAYGLWATYQKDT from the coding sequence GTGGCCGGACCGCAGGCGCCCGCGTGGACGCCCGAGACGACGACGGGGGAGGAGTCCGACCTCGACCGCCCCTGGGTGACCATCGTCTGGGACGACCCGGTCAACCTGATGACCTACGTGACCTTCGTGCTCCAGGAGCTCTTCGGCTACGACGAGCCCACCGCCACGGAGCTGATGCTGCAGGTGCACCACGAGGGCAAGGCGATCGTCAGCTCGGGCCCGCGGGAGCGGATGGAGCACGACACGAACCGGTTGCACGCCTACGGGCTCTGGGCGACCTACCAGAAGGACACGTGA